A single genomic interval of Prunus dulcis chromosome 5, ALMONDv2, whole genome shotgun sequence harbors:
- the LOC117627175 gene encoding GDSL esterase/lipase At4g10955 encodes MASERECFDLSGPLHLTSIDWQNTQHQRSVAACLVQGVYVVERDRQEEREGPQALAPPWWEFFHFKLLRKLVDDVGFSVFGAIYEFKPPPSLCNSPLEGIPRFVIAFRGTLTKNDSVSRDLELDVEVVRNGLHRTSRFEIAMQAVRNMVAAVGDSNVWLAGHSLGSAMAMLAGKTMASNGIFLKSFLFNPPFVSAPIERIKDKRVKHGIRIAGSVITAGLTLAMKAKQQPQQRSHSEENPFTTLSAWFPGLFVNPADDICSEYIGYFEHRKKMQDIGAGAIERLATQNSLGGLLMHAMGKQPAPEPPLHLIPSANLTVNLTPSRDLKEAHGIHQWWRDDLQLQSEVHKYR; translated from the exons ATGGCCTCCGAGAGGGAATGTTTCGACCTTTCAGGGCCATTACACCTAACTTCCATTGATTG GCAGAATACTCAACATCAAAGGTCTGTTGCTGCATGTTTGGTTCAGGGTGTCTATGTTGTTGAGCGGGACCGCCAAGAGGAACGTGAAGGGCCCCAAGCCCTTGCTCCTCCTTGGTGGGAGTTCTTCCATTTTAAGTTGCTCCGCAAGCTTGTGGATGATGTTGGTTTCTCAGTCTTTGGTGCCATTTATGAATTCAAACCTCCTCCTTCTCTTTGTAACTCCCCATTAGAGGGAATACCTCGTTTTGTAATTGCCTTCCGAGGCACCTTGACGAAGAATGACTCAGTCTCACGAGATCTTGAGTTGGATGTTGAGGTGGTCCGAAATGGACTTCACCGGACATCTCGCTTTGAGATTGCTATGCAAGCTGTCCGGAATATGGTTGCTGCAGTAGGTGATTCAAATGTTTGGTTAGCTGGCCATTCCTTAGGGTCAGCCATGGCAATGCTTGCTGGAAAAACTATGGCTAGCAATGGCATTTTCCTCAAATCTTTTCTCTTCAATCCACCATTTGTGTCTGCCCCGATAGAGAGGATTAAGGACAAGAGAGTGAAACACGGGATTCGGATTGCAGGCAGTGTGATTACAGCAGGCCTCACTCTTGCTATGAAGGCTAAACAACAACCACAACAGAGAAGTCATTCAGAAGAAAACCCTTTCACTACTCTGTCTGCATGGTTCCCTGGTCTATTTGTCAATCCAGCTGATGACATCTGCTCCGAATATATCGGGTATTTTGAACATAGGAAGAAGATGCAGGACATTGGAGCAGGAGCCATTGAGAGGTTAGCAACCCAGAATTCTCTTGGGGGTCTACTAATGCATGCAATGGGAAAGCAGCCAGCGCCGGAGCCTCCATTGCACCTCATTCCTTCTGCAAACCTGACAGTTAATTTGACCCCGTCACGGGATCTCAAAGAAGCCCATGGAATTCACCAATGGTGGAGAGACGATCTGCAACTCCAGTCTGAGGTTCACAAATACAGATAG
- the LOC117628073 gene encoding uncharacterized protein LOC117628073 — MSKPRTQRPKPPPSGRTNLASCIVATIFLIFVVIVILIVYFTVFKPKDPKISVSAVQLPSFSIQNSTVNFTFAQYVGVRNPNRAAFSHFDSSLQLLYSGNQVGFMFIPAGKIEAGQTQFMAATFAVQSFPVNDPNRAVGLVQNPLGPTFGDGYSGLSGAGGPTMEIESRLQMAGRIRVMHFFTHHVEAKSGCRVVISVNDGSVLGFNC, encoded by the coding sequence ATGAGCAAGCCTCGGACTCAGAGGCCCAAACCTCCACCTTCTGGTCGCACAAACCTCGCCTCCTGCATCGTCGCCACAATTTTCCTAATTTTCGTCGTCATCGTCATCCTCATAGTCTACTTCACCGTCTTCAAGCCCAAAGACCCCAAAATCTCCGTCAGTGCCGTCCAGCTCCCCTCTTTCTCCATCCAAAACTCCACCGTCAACTTCACCTTTGCCCAATACGTCGGCGTTCGGAACCCGAACAGGGCAGCTTTCAGCCACTTCGACAGTAGCCTTCAGCTTCTTTACTCCGGAAACCAAGTCGGGTTCATGTTCATACCCGCCGGCAAGATCGAAGCGGGACAGACCCAGTTCATGGCCGCCACTTTTGCAGTTCAGTCGTTCCCGGTTAACGATCCTAATCGGGCTGTCGGGTTGGTCCAGAACCCGTTGGGGCCCACGTTCGGGGACGGGTACAGTGGGTTGAGTGGCGCCGGCGGACCCACGATGGAGATTGAGTCGAGGTTGCAGATGGCGGGTCGGATTCGGGTCATGCACTTCTTCACTCACCATGTGGAAGCTAAATCTGGGTGTAGAGTTGTGATTTCTGTGAATGATGGGTCTGTGTTGGGTTTTAATTGTTAG
- the LOC117627832 gene encoding phosphatidylinositol 4-kinase gamma 2-like, which produces MSVADVALSPIRKESVNSAAGFFESHLGHFSSESIMLYLRVSGSVIPLRVLESDSIASVKLRIQTCNGFVVKKQKLVFEGRELARNDTLIKDYGITGENVLHLVLRLSDLLHITVKTICGKEFDFHVDRHRKVGYLKQRILKKGKGYDPEDQELFCNGEKLDDQRLIDDICKNNDDVIHLVVQKSAKVRAKHFDKDLELSVVAPVSDERREGVNGVANHRPEGVPVVTWESAFRNPDFLLEPIIVNPKVKVPSYVWDMFNSTFNGLQKGNQPIRSSEGTGGTYFMQDPSQEFISVFKPIDEEPNAVNNPHGLAVSPDGEGLKRGTRVGEGALREVAAYVLDHPKGGPRNLSREAIGFAGVPPTVLVRCLHKGFNYSKGYEGSLKNVKIGSLQMFMKNDGSCEDMGPSRFPVEEVHKISVFDLRMANADRHAGNILFRKGEDGQTVLIPIDHGYCLPENFEDCTFDWLYWPQACQPYSLDTVEYINSLDAEQDIALLKFYGWDIPIESARTLRISTMLLKKGVERGLTPFAIGSLMCRENINKESVIEEIVREAQDSLLPGMSEAAFLEAISEFMDSQLEKLAK; this is translated from the exons ATGTCTGTTGCTGATGTTGCTCTGAGTCCGATTCGGAAAGAGTCGGTAAATTCTGCTGCTGGGTTTTTTGAAAGCCACCTGGGGCATTTTTCTAGCGAATCAATCATGTTATATCTCCGGGTTTCCGGCTCCGTAATTCCTCTGCGTGTTTTAGAGTCGGATTCGATTGCTTCAGTGAAGCTTAGGATCCAAACATGCAATGGATTCGTGGTAAAGAAGCAAAAGCTTGTTTTCGAAGGCAGGGAATTGGCCCGGAACGATACTCTCATTAAGGACTATGGTATCACTGGTGAGAATGTTTTGCATTTGGTTCTTAGACTTTCTGATCTTTTGCATATCACTGTTAAGACCATTTGTgggaaggaatttgatttCCATGTTGATCGACATCGAAAGGTCGGGTACCTGAAGCAACGGATTTTGAAAAAGGGGAAAGGTTATGATCCTGAGGATCAAGAACTTTTCTGCAACGGTGAAAAGCTTGATGACCAGAGGCTTATTGATGATATTTGTAAGAACAATGATGATGTTATTCACCTGGTGGTTCAGAAATCTGCAAAGGTTAGAGCTAAACATTTTGACAAAGATTTGGAGCTTTCAGTTGTGGCACCAGTTTCTGatgaaagaagagaaggagtCAATGGAGTAGCCAACCACCGACCCGAGGGGGTTCCAGTTGTAACCTGGGAGTCAGCTTTTCGAAATCCAGATTTCTTGTTGGAACCAATTATTGTCAATCCCAAGGTTAAAGTTCCCTCTTATGTATGGGACATGTTTAACTCTACATTTAATGGTTTGCAGAAGGGCAATCAACCTATAAGATCCTCTGAGGGGACTGGAGGAACTTATTTCATGCAAGATCCTTCCCAAGAGtttatttctgttttcaaGCCTATTGATGAGGAGCCTAATGCAGTGAACAATCCCCATGGCTTGGCCGTATCTCCGGATGGTGAAGGTTTGAAAAGGGGAACAAGGGTGGGAGAAGGAGCCCTGAGGGAAGTTGCAGCATACGTATTGGATCATCCCAAGGGCGGGCCTCGCAACTTATCAAGAGAGGCTATTGGCTTTGCTGGCGTGCCTCCCACAGTTTTGGTTAGGTGCTTGCACAAAGGCTTTAATTATTCGAAAGGGTATGAAGGCTCATTAAAGAATGTTAAGATTGGGTCATTGCAGATGTTCATGAAGAATGATGGAAGTTGTGAGGACATGGGTCCTAGTCGTTTCCCCGTGGAGGAGGTGCACAAGATTAGTGTGTTTGATCTAAGAATGGCAAATGCCGACAGGCATGCCGGGAATATTTTGTTTAGAAAAGGGGAAGATGGTCAGACTGTGCTCATTCCAATTGATCATGGATACTGCCTTCCTGAGAAT TTTGAAGATTGCACATTTGATTGGCTTTATTGGCCACAAGCTTGCCAGCCTTATTCTCTTGACACCGTTGAGTACATAAATTCTTTAGATGCTGAACAAGATATTGCACTTCTGAAGTTTTATGGGTGGGATATTCCTATTGAGAGCGCCCGCACGCTCCGTATCTCCACTATGCTTCTGAAGAAAGGGGTAGAGAGAGGTCTCACCCCCTTTGCTATTGGGAGCCTCATGTGTAgggaaaatataaacaaagaaTCAGTGATTGAGGAGATTGTGCGTGAAGCTCAGGATTCCTTGCTCCCTGGAATGAGTGAAGCTGCATTTCTTGAAGCCATCTCCGAGTTCATGGATTCTCAGCTCGAAAAGCTTGCTAAATAA